One genomic region from Bacteroidales bacterium WCE2008 encodes:
- a CDS encoding cytidylate kinase, which produces MIVPDIIIAVDGFSGTGKSTLAKLIAEEFSFLYLDSGALYRGVTLFAQENGYIDGNNNIDLDGLKAALDKGLDLHFGSDGKTCIGDRCIEKEIRSLKVSSSVSPIATVPFVRAFVDDKLHYFGRNGRVVMDGRDIGTAVFPNAQLKIFVVAKPEVRAQRRFDELVAKGENPVMADVARNLEERDYIDSHRETNPLRRAEDAFVLDNSDMNLHEEIVWTQGVIQGKFGILE; this is translated from the coding sequence ATGATTGTACCTGACATAATTATCGCCGTCGACGGCTTTTCCGGCACCGGAAAAAGCACGCTTGCGAAACTGATAGCCGAGGAATTTTCCTTCCTATACCTGGACTCTGGCGCCCTCTACAGGGGTGTCACGCTTTTTGCGCAGGAGAACGGCTATATTGACGGGAACAACAACATAGATCTGGATGGTCTCAAGGCTGCCCTGGACAAAGGTCTGGACCTTCATTTCGGCTCCGACGGCAAGACTTGCATAGGAGACCGCTGTATCGAGAAGGAGATCCGTTCCCTGAAGGTTTCATCTTCTGTCAGCCCTATCGCCACCGTTCCTTTCGTCAGGGCTTTCGTCGATGACAAACTCCATTATTTCGGGCGGAACGGCCGTGTCGTGATGGACGGCCGGGATATCGGTACGGCAGTCTTCCCTAACGCTCAGCTTAAGATTTTCGTAGTCGCCAAACCGGAAGTCCGTGCGCAGAGGCGTTTCGACGAACTGGTGGCCAAAGGCGAGAATCCTGTGATGGCTGACGTGGCCAGGAATCTGGAGGAGAGGGATTATATTGATTCTCACCGCGAGACTAATCCGCTCCGCAGGGCCGAGGACGCCTTCGTGCTTGACAATTCTGACATGAACCTGCACGAAGAGATCGTCTGGACGCAGGGCGTAATCCAAGGAAAATTCGGAATTCTCGAATAG
- a CDS encoding 4-hydroxy-3-methylbut-2-enyl diphosphate reductase: MHLSVEIDRKSGFCGGVIRAISKAEDFLEDNPGVQLYSLGSIVHNEAELERLRRKGLITVGHGELASLKGRTVLIRAHGEPPHTYAETSANDITVIDCTCPVVLKLQEHIREAYARMAAIGGQIIIFGKVGHAEVLGLVGQTGGNALVLQNLEMLEKALSEGQINTDGPIEIFSQTTKSPDEYKELCKILGSRMTGPLKIHNTICRQVASRHEELANFARTHDIIIFVSGKESSNGKVLYDLCRQANARTYRIGNESEIDASWFRDGDSVGICGATSTPKWLLESVASSILAL; the protein is encoded by the coding sequence ATGCATCTAAGTGTTGAAATAGACCGCAAATCAGGATTCTGCGGGGGTGTGATCCGTGCTATCAGCAAGGCGGAGGACTTCCTTGAGGACAATCCGGGCGTGCAGCTTTATTCTCTCGGCTCGATTGTCCATAATGAGGCCGAGCTGGAGAGACTCAGGCGCAAGGGGCTGATCACTGTCGGACACGGAGAGCTCGCCTCCCTTAAAGGCAGGACTGTCCTGATCAGGGCTCACGGAGAACCGCCGCACACATACGCCGAGACGAGTGCGAACGACATCACTGTTATCGACTGTACCTGTCCGGTAGTGCTGAAGCTTCAGGAACATATCCGCGAGGCCTATGCCAGAATGGCCGCCATCGGAGGTCAGATAATCATCTTCGGAAAGGTGGGCCATGCCGAGGTGCTCGGACTTGTCGGCCAGACCGGAGGGAACGCCCTTGTCCTCCAGAATCTGGAAATGCTTGAAAAAGCTCTCTCTGAAGGTCAGATCAATACAGACGGTCCGATAGAGATATTCTCCCAGACCACCAAAAGTCCTGATGAGTACAAAGAACTCTGCAAGATTCTCGGATCCAGGATGACAGGGCCGCTTAAGATCCACAACACGATCTGCCGTCAAGTAGCTTCCCGCCACGAAGAACTCGCCAACTTCGCCAGAACCCACGATATCATCATATTCGTTTCCGGAAAGGAAAGCTCCAACGGAAAAGTACTTTACGATCTCTGCCGGCAGGCCAATGCCCGTACATACCGCATCGGCAATGAGAGCGAGATCGATGCCTCATGGTTCCGCGACGGCGACAGCGTCGGCATCTGCGGCGCCACCAGCACCCCAAAATGGCTCCTCGAATCCGTCGCCTCCTCCATCCTCGCGCTATAA
- a CDS encoding translation elongation factor P (EF-P), giving the protein MATTADFKNGMYLSFNGKPCSIVWFQHVKPGKGPAFVKTKLRNLENGRILENTFTAGAKIETISVERRPYQFLYGDEDGFNFMHEETYEQISLPKDVVENADLMKEGQHVEMMFVTEPEERCLTCELPTYVTLEVTYAEPAVKGNTASTSALKEVTLETGAKIMVPLFINQGETITVNTTDRSYGQRV; this is encoded by the coding sequence ATGGCAACAACAGCTGATTTTAAAAACGGAATGTATCTTAGTTTTAATGGCAAGCCATGCTCTATCGTATGGTTCCAGCATGTAAAGCCGGGTAAGGGCCCTGCTTTCGTTAAGACTAAGCTCCGTAACCTTGAAAATGGACGTATCCTTGAGAACACCTTCACAGCAGGTGCCAAGATCGAGACCATCAGTGTAGAAAGGCGTCCATACCAGTTCCTCTATGGAGATGAGGATGGTTTCAATTTCATGCACGAGGAGACCTATGAGCAGATTTCACTTCCTAAGGACGTAGTTGAGAATGCTGACCTCATGAAGGAGGGACAGCATGTCGAGATGATGTTCGTGACCGAGCCGGAGGAGCGTTGCCTTACTTGCGAGCTTCCTACATACGTAACTCTCGAGGTTACTTATGCTGAGCCTGCAGTAAAGGGTAATACCGCTTCTACTTCTGCTCTCAAGGAGGTTACTCTTGAGACTGGCGCTAAGATCATGGTTCCGCTCTTCATCAACCAGGGCGAGACTATCACGGTCAACACTACCGACCGTTCTTACGGCCAGAGAGTCTAA